CAATGCGTTCGGTCTTCGTCCCGCAGCGCCCGCAGCGAACCCGACGGACACTCAACTCCAGACTTAACCGCTGATCCAACAGATCACAGTCGCGAATACGGCGCAGCGACTGGTCGTGAATCCTCCGGCAACTCTGCCCACAACCTCCACAGACCGGATCGTTTAGGGCCTCTAGGATGAACAACAAATGCCCTTTTCCCAGATGCTTGTGTTTATACAAAGTGTAGCCTTCCCAAAACAGGGAACATAGTACAGACTTCATGTTGAAGCGGTTTTGAAGTGATTGATGTTAGTGTAGTTACAATATCAGTTAACTTCGATTCCGCTTCTTT
This region of Puniceicoccus vermicola genomic DNA includes:
- a CDS encoding transposase family protein, which encodes MKSVLCSLFWEGYTLYKHKHLGKGHLLFILEALNDPVCGGCGQSCRRIHDQSLRRIRDCDLLDQRLSLELSVRRVRCGRCGTKTERI